The following are encoded together in the Thiobacillus sp. SCUT-2 genome:
- a CDS encoding magnesium and cobalt transport protein CorA, translated as MTETVDERPHAEDQFEQHLSEVQLLLARQRRVEVLVQKQDTPRHELVEDLVHRQHMAELNSLLRRLSVAEIARVLEALPEEDRVAAWQEVEESRCESVLERVSDPVRAELVEARPLPSARNMLSAFELKNGRLAQVRIGSRADLAHVNPIWVDLVAPSASVRAWVGEFFQVYLPDPEDVTDIEESARFFVDDNDAVHMRSDFLLAKEGESRNVAVSFILHRNILFSVRNEELPAFRLQRLRARTQPGYVSDGKDVMLDLYGADVEYSADALEDIYAELERVGRQVLSPQVTDDEAAEILSEIAKGEDLNGRIRRNVLDTRRALSFLMRGRLLTPDQHEDTRQILRDIESLDGHTSFLFNKINFLMDATVGFININQNKRVSKLTAISVVFVPINIIAGIGGMSEFSMMTSGIPWPVSYGAFTLAMAALGFGTYHALRYFERRKPQTAARLRREG; from the coding sequence ATGACCGAGACCGTCGACGAGCGCCCGCACGCGGAGGACCAGTTCGAGCAGCACCTCTCCGAGGTGCAGCTGCTGCTCGCCCGCCAGCGGCGCGTCGAGGTGCTGGTGCAGAAGCAGGACACGCCGCGCCACGAGCTCGTCGAGGACCTCGTCCACCGCCAGCACATGGCCGAGCTCAACAGCCTGCTGCGGCGTCTCTCGGTCGCGGAGATCGCCCGCGTCCTCGAGGCGCTGCCCGAGGAGGACCGCGTCGCGGCCTGGCAGGAAGTCGAGGAAAGCCGCTGCGAATCGGTGCTCGAACGGGTGTCCGACCCGGTGCGCGCCGAGCTCGTCGAAGCGCGGCCGCTGCCCAGCGCGCGCAACATGCTGTCCGCCTTCGAGCTGAAGAACGGGCGCCTCGCGCAGGTGCGCATCGGCAGCCGCGCCGACCTTGCCCACGTCAATCCGATCTGGGTCGACCTCGTCGCGCCCTCCGCCAGCGTGCGCGCCTGGGTGGGCGAGTTCTTCCAGGTCTACCTGCCCGACCCCGAAGACGTCACCGACATCGAGGAGAGCGCGCGCTTCTTCGTCGACGACAACGACGCCGTCCACATGCGCTCGGACTTCCTGCTGGCGAAGGAGGGCGAGTCGCGCAACGTCGCGGTGTCCTTCATCCTGCACCGCAACATCCTGTTCTCGGTGCGCAACGAGGAACTGCCGGCCTTCCGCCTGCAGCGCCTGCGTGCGCGGACCCAGCCGGGCTACGTGTCGGACGGCAAGGATGTCATGCTCGACCTCTACGGTGCCGACGTCGAATACTCGGCCGACGCGCTCGAGGACATCTACGCCGAGCTCGAGCGCGTCGGCCGCCAGGTGCTTTCGCCGCAGGTCACCGACGACGAAGCCGCCGAGATCCTGTCCGAGATCGCCAAGGGCGAAGACCTCAACGGCCGCATCCGCCGCAACGTGCTCGACACCCGCCGCGCGCTCTCCTTCTTGATGCGCGGGCGCCTGCTGACGCCCGACCAGCACGAGGACACGCGCCAGATCCTGCGCGACATCGAATCGCTGGACGGACACACGTCCTTCCTCTTCAACAAGATCAACTTCCTGATGGACGCCACCGTCGGCTTCATCAACATCAACCAGAACAAGCGCGTGTCCAAGCTGACCGCGATCTCGGTGGTGTTCGTGCCGATCAACATCATCGCCGGCATCGGCGGCATGTCGGAATTCTCGATGATGACCTCCGGCATCCCCTGGCCCGTCTCCTACGGCGCCTTCACCCTCGCCATGGCCGCGCTCGGCTTCGGCACCTATCACGCCCTGCGCTATTTCGAACGGCGCAAGCCCCAGACTGCGGCGCGGCTGCGCAGGGAAGGCTGA
- a CDS encoding lipase family protein — MTTAIEYALMAGASYISTRSAINRFPAPQGWTEITDLRKTDPDSGFEATTFQQGANIVISFAGTDPGDIAGDIAADLVLAAGTLSDQLKRAADYYLEVKALNSNAAITFTGHSLGGGLASLMAVMFGEGAYTFDQAPFLNSAKTFTTTDLATGNIIPRSVAIDWRAYLANHAPVSGLATLDAFIAASDPFNANPNPADTLASRSGQVTNINTQGEFLSSWFGVPSSNRIGSQADILDSNAGVSGLDLHSQTLLTAFLQSRQTATTGKALNDVTFKLPDLLKMMFDKNLFAYSTDKNNDKNVNLLERLVQHEAGVHDPETGVTTLAADQMLDRFTRDLWKLAQDGGLTLHDNNPSNADLNEVSKALTAFAMQFYYQDTPKAIDPAKELYSAIGGGLQFDLADVSPSVKTALDSGRSADLNAVKGYAQYFKYYLDSTNNFSVEEQALIRSLLPQLRDWFVQAGTGGMTATDTLNRGDFMLGGAGADSLSGGDKSDLLVGNDVERRLAA, encoded by the coding sequence ATGACTACTGCGATCGAATACGCGTTGATGGCCGGTGCTTCTTACATTTCCACCCGTTCGGCAATAAACCGATTCCCTGCCCCGCAAGGCTGGACTGAGATAACGGATTTACGCAAAACTGATCCGGATAGTGGGTTCGAGGCAACTACCTTTCAACAAGGGGCGAACATCGTCATCTCTTTCGCCGGCACCGACCCAGGCGACATAGCCGGAGACATCGCGGCTGACCTCGTGTTGGCGGCGGGGACATTGTCCGACCAACTCAAGCGGGCCGCGGATTACTATCTGGAAGTCAAGGCACTCAACTCCAATGCCGCCATCACCTTCACCGGCCATTCGCTTGGCGGCGGGCTGGCCTCCTTGATGGCGGTCATGTTCGGAGAAGGCGCCTATACGTTCGACCAGGCCCCCTTCCTCAATTCCGCCAAGACGTTTACTACTACCGACCTCGCCACCGGCAATATCATCCCCCGTTCCGTCGCCATCGACTGGCGCGCCTATCTTGCGAACCACGCCCCTGTCAGCGGGCTAGCGACGCTGGATGCCTTTATCGCCGCCTCCGATCCGTTCAACGCCAACCCGAACCCGGCGGACACCCTCGCCAGCCGGAGCGGGCAAGTCACCAACATCAACACGCAAGGAGAATTCCTTTCCTCATGGTTTGGGGTGCCGTCATCCAACCGGATCGGATCGCAAGCCGACATACTCGATAGCAATGCCGGCGTATCCGGCCTGGATTTGCACTCTCAGACCCTGCTGACTGCCTTCCTGCAAAGCCGGCAGACCGCAACAACAGGAAAGGCATTGAACGACGTGACCTTCAAGTTGCCCGATTTACTGAAGATGATGTTCGACAAGAATCTGTTTGCGTATTCGACTGACAAAAACAACGACAAGAACGTGAACCTCCTCGAACGTCTTGTCCAACACGAAGCCGGGGTGCACGATCCCGAAACAGGCGTAACCACCCTTGCAGCCGACCAGATGCTCGACCGCTTCACCCGCGACCTCTGGAAACTCGCCCAGGACGGCGGCCTCACCCTGCACGACAACAACCCCTCCAACGCCGACCTCAACGAAGTCAGCAAGGCCCTCACTGCTTTCGCTATGCAGTTCTACTACCAGGACACCCCCAAGGCCATCGACCCGGCGAAGGAGCTGTACAGCGCGATCGGCGGTGGCCTGCAGTTCGACCTCGCCGACGTTTCGCCGAGCGTGAAGACAGCGCTTGATTCGGGGCGCTCGGCCGATCTGAATGCCGTCAAGGGGTATGCCCAGTATTTCAAATACTACCTGGACAGCACCAACAACTTCAGCGTCGAAGAACAGGCGCTCATCAGATCCCTGCTGCCCCAACTGCGCGACTGGTTCGTCCAGGCGGGCACCGGCGGCATGACCGCCACCGACACCCTGAACCGCGGCGACTTCATGCTCGGCGGGGCAGGCGCCGACAGCCTCAGCGGCGGCGACAAGAGCGACCTGCTGGTTGGCAATGACGTGGAACGGAGGCTTGCAGCATGA
- a CDS encoding ATP-binding protein, with protein MSDDLNFSAVRPELVEGQASGPPAWVKPSRSLVTAAGRAIGDFSMIRDGDRILLGLSGGKDSLSLLHTLHHLQQKAPVKFELLACTVDPQSDQFDPSPLKPYLAALGVRYILESQPIVQEAQKTLTKDSDSYCAYCSRMRRGILYRVAREQGCNVIALAQHLDDLAETLMMSMFFGGKLRTMSPHYLNDAGDLRIIRPFAYARERQTRAFAHDAGLPVIFENCPACFAKPQQRYAMKQMLAEQEKVHPRIFNSLLTAMRPLMGEPPA; from the coding sequence ATGAGCGACGACCTGAACTTCAGCGCCGTTCGCCCTGAGCTCGTCGAAGGGCAAGCCTCCGGTCCGCCCGCCTGGGTCAAGCCCTCGCGCTCGCTCGTGACCGCCGCCGGCCGCGCGATCGGCGACTTCAGCATGATCCGCGACGGCGACCGCATCCTGCTCGGCCTGTCGGGCGGCAAGGATTCGCTGTCGCTGCTGCACACGCTGCATCACCTGCAGCAGAAAGCGCCGGTGAAATTCGAGCTGCTCGCGTGCACGGTCGACCCGCAGTCCGACCAGTTCGACCCGTCGCCGCTCAAGCCCTACCTGGCTGCGCTCGGCGTGCGCTACATCCTCGAGTCGCAGCCGATCGTCCAGGAAGCGCAGAAGACGCTGACCAAGGACAGCGACTCCTACTGCGCCTACTGCTCGCGGATGCGCCGCGGCATCCTCTACCGCGTCGCGCGCGAGCAGGGCTGCAACGTGATCGCGCTGGCGCAGCATCTCGACGATCTCGCCGAGACGCTGATGATGTCGATGTTCTTCGGCGGCAAGTTGAGGACGATGTCGCCGCACTATCTGAACGACGCCGGCGACCTGCGCATCATCCGCCCGTTCGCCTACGCGCGCGAGCGCCAGACCCGCGCCTTCGCCCACGATGCCGGCCTGCCGGTGATCTTCGAGAACTGCCCGGCATGCTTCGCCAAGCCGCAGCAGCGCTACGCGATGAAGCAGATGCTCGCCGAGCAGGAGAAAGTGCATCCGCGCATCTTCAACAGCCTGCTCACCGCGATGCGGCCCTTGATGGGCGAACCGCCCGCCTGA
- the msbA gene encoding lipid A export permease/ATP-binding protein MsbA — translation MKHADPSHALYVRLLGYVKPYWRMFALSIVALILTAATEPALPALFKPLLDKGFVAKDQAFIRWIPILLLLLFLARGLTSFVSTYCMAWVGSRLVMDLRAAMFDKLMTLPTRYFDQNPSGQLIAQLAFNVTQVTQSATSSLTTLVRDTVTVAGLLGYLVWLNWRLTLIVFALVPLTLWVVRVASRRLRGLSRKAQQNIGDLTQVVDEAVGGHRVVKLYGGEEYEQTRFREAANLARRFEMKRVAANAVYEPVIQLIAAVALAIIVFIAAGQASSDTTTVGGFVAFFMAMLMLFAPLKRLTSVNDQLQRGLAAAETIFTMLDEEAERDNGSRTLERIEGRLALRDVALTYPGKTAPALAGVSLDIAPGETVALVGTSGSGKTTLANLVPRFYDPDRGTIELDGIDIRDIRLQSLRSHIALVSQDVVLFNDTLAHNIAYGSKRDATPDAIRAACVAAHAWEFIEALPEGLDTLIGENGMRLSGGQRQRIAIARAILKNAPILILDEATSALDNVSERHVQAALETLMQNRTTLVIAHRLSTIERADRIVVMESGRIVEIGTHADLLARQGRYAQLHAMQFSA, via the coding sequence ATGAAGCACGCCGACCCGAGCCACGCGCTCTACGTCCGCCTGCTCGGCTATGTGAAGCCGTACTGGCGCATGTTCGCGCTGTCGATCGTCGCGCTGATCCTCACCGCGGCGACCGAGCCGGCCCTGCCGGCACTGTTCAAGCCGCTGCTCGACAAGGGCTTCGTCGCCAAGGACCAGGCCTTCATCCGCTGGATCCCGATCCTGCTGCTGCTGCTGTTCCTGGCGCGCGGCCTCACCAGCTTCGTCAGCACCTACTGCATGGCCTGGGTGGGCAGCCGCCTGGTGATGGACCTGCGCGCGGCGATGTTCGACAAGCTGATGACGCTGCCGACGCGCTACTTCGACCAGAATCCGAGCGGCCAGCTGATCGCTCAGCTGGCGTTCAACGTCACCCAGGTGACGCAGTCGGCGACCAGCTCGCTCACCACGCTGGTGCGCGACACCGTCACGGTGGCCGGCCTGCTCGGCTACCTGGTCTGGCTCAACTGGCGGCTGACGCTGATCGTGTTCGCGCTGGTGCCGCTGACGCTGTGGGTCGTGCGCGTGGCAAGCCGGCGCCTGCGCGGGCTGTCGCGCAAGGCGCAGCAGAACATCGGCGACCTCACCCAGGTGGTCGACGAGGCGGTCGGCGGCCATCGCGTGGTCAAGCTCTACGGCGGCGAGGAATACGAACAGACGCGCTTCCGCGAGGCGGCCAACCTGGCGCGGCGATTCGAGATGAAGCGGGTCGCCGCCAACGCGGTGTACGAGCCGGTGATCCAGCTGATCGCCGCCGTCGCGCTGGCGATCATCGTGTTCATCGCGGCGGGGCAGGCTTCCAGCGACACGACGACGGTGGGCGGCTTCGTCGCCTTCTTCATGGCGATGCTGATGCTGTTCGCGCCGCTCAAGCGGCTCACCAGCGTCAATGACCAGCTGCAGCGCGGGCTGGCGGCGGCCGAGACGATCTTCACCATGCTCGACGAGGAGGCCGAGCGCGACAATGGCAGCCGCACGCTCGAGCGCATCGAGGGCCGCCTGGCGCTGCGCGACGTGGCGCTGACCTACCCGGGCAAGACCGCGCCGGCGCTCGCCGGCGTGTCGCTCGACATCGCGCCCGGCGAGACGGTGGCGCTGGTCGGCACCTCGGGCTCGGGCAAGACCACGCTGGCGAACCTGGTGCCGCGCTTCTACGACCCCGACCGCGGCACGATCGAACTCGACGGCATCGACATCCGCGACATCCGCCTGCAAAGCCTGCGCAGCCATATCGCGCTGGTGTCGCAGGACGTGGTGCTGTTCAACGACACGCTGGCGCACAACATCGCCTACGGCAGCAAGCGCGACGCCACCCCCGACGCGATCCGGGCGGCGTGCGTCGCCGCGCACGCGTGGGAATTCATCGAAGCGCTGCCGGAGGGCCTGGACACGCTGATCGGCGAGAACGGCATGCGCCTGTCGGGCGGGCAGCGCCAGCGAATTGCAATCGCGCGCGCGATCCTGAAGAACGCGCCGATCCTGATCCTCGACGAGGCGACCTCCGCGCTCGACAACGTCTCCGAGCGTCACGTGCAGGCCGCGCTGGAGACGCTGATGCAGAATCGCACGACGCTGGTCATCGCGCACCGGCTGTCGACCATCGAGCGCGCCGACCGCATCGTGGTGATGGAGTCCGGCCGCATCGTCGAGATCGGCACCCACGCCGACCTCCTTGCCCGCCAGGGCCGCTACGCGCAGCTGCACGCGATGCAGTTCTCCGCATGA